The uncultured Roseibium sp. genome contains a region encoding:
- a CDS encoding PACE efflux transporter encodes MRTTPDRIRHAVSFEVIGLLLVMPLVSWLFELPAQETGVIGIGGSLVAMLWTYLFNLGFDLALRRFTGRTDKGLVLRVFHAVLYETGLVLTLMPAIAWYLGITLWQALSIDIVFALFFMVYAFIFNLAYDWVFPVPE; translated from the coding sequence ATGCGCACGACACCGGATCGTATCCGCCACGCCGTCAGTTTCGAGGTCATCGGCCTCTTGCTGGTGATGCCGCTTGTCTCCTGGCTGTTCGAACTGCCCGCGCAGGAGACCGGGGTGATCGGCATTGGCGGGTCGCTCGTGGCCATGCTGTGGACCTACCTGTTCAATCTCGGCTTCGATCTGGCACTCAGGCGCTTTACCGGGCGAACGGACAAGGGGTTGGTGCTGCGTGTCTTTCACGCTGTCCTTTATGAAACAGGCCTCGTGCTCACGCTTATGCCGGCGATTGCCTGGTACCTCGGCATCACGCTGTGGCAGGCGCTTTCCATCGACATCGTCTTCGCCCTGTTCTTCATGGTCTATGCGTTCATCTTCAATCTGGCCTACGACTGGGTGTTCCCGGTGCCGGAGTGA
- a CDS encoding SDR family oxidoreductase encodes MTLDGKTIIITGASSGIGAAAASLFAAEGANVVLGARRENLLKEQADRITAAGGKAAWLAGDVCEEDYAKDLIDLTISRFGRLDGAFNNAGTTGELGPIPDMSADNWHQVLSTNLTSAFHAAKYQIPEMKKQEGGAIVFTSSFVGHTIGLPGMGAYAAAKAGLVGLTQVLAAEHGPEGIRVNALLPGGTKTDMAGDDPGFHEFVRGLHALKRMAEPEEIAKAALFLLSDHSSFMTGTALLADGGNSINKT; translated from the coding sequence ATGACCCTGGACGGGAAAACGATCATCATCACCGGCGCCAGCAGCGGCATTGGCGCCGCGGCCGCCTCCCTCTTCGCAGCCGAAGGCGCGAACGTCGTACTCGGTGCCCGCCGCGAAAATCTCCTGAAGGAACAGGCGGACCGGATCACCGCGGCCGGTGGCAAAGCGGCCTGGTTGGCCGGTGACGTTTGCGAGGAAGATTATGCGAAGGATCTCATCGATCTGACCATCTCCCGCTTCGGCCGGCTCGACGGCGCCTTCAACAATGCGGGGACAACCGGGGAGCTTGGACCGATCCCCGACATGTCGGCGGACAACTGGCACCAGGTGCTTTCGACCAACCTGACAAGCGCGTTTCATGCTGCCAAGTACCAGATCCCGGAGATGAAGAAGCAGGAAGGCGGTGCAATCGTCTTCACCTCCTCCTTTGTCGGCCACACCATCGGCCTTCCAGGGATGGGGGCCTATGCGGCCGCCAAGGCGGGACTGGTCGGATTGACCCAGGTTCTGGCCGCCGAACACGGCCCTGAGGGCATTCGCGTCAACGCGCTCCTGCCCGGCGGCACGAAGACGGACATGGCCGGAGACGACCCCGGGTTTCACGAGTTCGTCCGCGGGCTTCATGCCCTCAAGCGCATGGCGGAGCCGGAGGAAATCGCAAAAGCCGCGCTGTTTTTGCTTTCGGATCACTCGTCTTTCATGACCGGAACGGCCCTGCTTGCCGACGGCGGCAATTCCATCAACAAGACCTGA
- a CDS encoding ABC transporter substrate-binding protein — MKRQILAAAFATFACLGSAEAKTVTDVLGRQVEVPDNPQRVLLGFYFEDFYAIVGDNAYDRVVGISKGRWHDWRNSQWQAYAKVAPRIEELTDIGMTANGELNLEVALAARPDVAILAAAQYKGLGEVATKLEAAGVPIVTVDFNAQTVPTHVASALAIGAVMGTEERARKLADDYAAAVADVEARVKAVGGDMKRVYVELGNNGAGEYGVSYAKQMWGGVIDLAGGANIADGAIDGRAALNPEYVLASNPQVILIPGSYWVRSDKSVVMGFGVDPEETKARLRPYTGRPGWSGLDAVKNGEIHALYHGGARTLYDYAFLQYVAKVLYPEAFADVDPEQTLKRFYETYLPVKAEGSFMVKLD, encoded by the coding sequence ATGAAAAGACAAATCCTTGCAGCTGCCTTCGCAACTTTCGCTTGCCTTGGTTCCGCGGAAGCCAAGACCGTTACCGATGTTCTCGGCCGTCAGGTCGAAGTGCCGGATAATCCGCAGCGTGTGCTGCTCGGCTTCTATTTCGAGGACTTCTACGCCATCGTCGGCGACAACGCCTATGACCGCGTTGTCGGCATTTCCAAGGGACGCTGGCACGACTGGCGCAATTCGCAATGGCAGGCTTATGCCAAGGTCGCGCCGCGGATCGAGGAGCTTACCGATATCGGCATGACGGCAAACGGCGAACTCAATCTTGAGGTCGCCCTTGCCGCCCGTCCGGACGTCGCCATTCTGGCGGCCGCCCAGTACAAGGGTCTCGGAGAGGTCGCGACGAAGCTTGAGGCCGCGGGTGTGCCGATCGTGACGGTCGATTTCAACGCCCAGACCGTCCCGACACATGTCGCCAGCGCCCTTGCGATCGGCGCTGTCATGGGCACCGAGGAACGGGCAAGGAAACTCGCCGACGACTATGCCGCAGCCGTTGCCGATGTGGAGGCACGGGTGAAGGCTGTCGGCGGCGACATGAAACGGGTTTACGTCGAACTCGGCAACAACGGTGCCGGCGAATACGGCGTCAGCTATGCCAAGCAGATGTGGGGCGGCGTGATCGATCTTGCCGGCGGTGCGAATATCGCGGATGGCGCCATCGATGGCCGGGCTGCCCTCAATCCCGAATATGTGCTTGCCAGCAATCCGCAGGTCATTCTGATCCCCGGATCCTACTGGGTTCGTTCGGACAAGTCGGTGGTGATGGGTTTCGGCGTCGATCCTGAGGAAACCAAGGCGCGGCTCAGGCCCTATACCGGCCGTCCCGGCTGGAGTGGCCTCGATGCCGTCAAGAACGGCGAGATCCACGCGCTTTATCACGGCGGGGCCCGGACCCTCTACGACTACGCCTTTCTGCAGTACGTGGCCAAGGTTCTCTATCCGGAAGCCTTTGCGGATGTCGATCCGGAGCAAACGCTGAAGCGGTTCTACGAGACCTACCTGCCGGTCAAGGCGGAAGGCTCGTTCATGGTCAAGCTCGACTGA
- a CDS encoding iron ABC transporter permease, with product MAGYNRQTRNRFIRVAGFAIATVVAILFDILTGPAYLSPLEVLATMSGVADDPMLSAIVFSVRLPMTLMAVIVGASLGIAGVEMQTILGNPLASPYTLGFSAAAGFGAALAILFAFQLPLLAALTVPAVSFVFATLACLIVYGLARARGVTSEIMILAGIATLFLFQSAQSLVQYLAAPEVLQQIVFWLFGSLLKASWTSVAVSGAILVFSVALLVPDFWRLTALRLGDERVRALGINVDRLRLRIFLAVSLLTAGAVAFVGTIGFVGLVAPHLARMAVGEDQRFLVPASALAGAFVMAAASVASKSISPGAVIPIGIVTAIVGVPFLFALILKGRRSFW from the coding sequence GTGGCTGGCTACAACCGGCAGACCCGGAACCGGTTTATCCGTGTCGCCGGTTTCGCCATTGCCACCGTCGTCGCCATTTTGTTCGATATTCTGACAGGTCCGGCCTATCTGTCGCCGCTGGAGGTGCTGGCGACGATGTCCGGCGTCGCCGACGATCCGATGCTTTCGGCCATCGTTTTCAGCGTGCGTTTGCCGATGACGCTGATGGCGGTGATCGTCGGCGCCTCCCTCGGCATCGCCGGCGTCGAGATGCAGACCATCCTCGGTAACCCGCTCGCCAGTCCCTATACGCTCGGGTTTTCCGCGGCCGCCGGCTTTGGTGCCGCCCTTGCGATCCTGTTCGCGTTCCAACTGCCGCTGCTGGCGGCACTCACGGTGCCCGCCGTTTCCTTTGTCTTCGCCACACTTGCCTGTCTCATCGTTTATGGACTGGCGCGGGCACGCGGTGTCACGTCGGAAATCATGATCCTTGCCGGGATCGCTACCTTGTTCCTGTTCCAGTCGGCACAGTCGCTGGTGCAGTATCTCGCGGCTCCCGAAGTGTTGCAGCAGATCGTGTTCTGGCTGTTCGGTTCGCTGCTCAAGGCTAGCTGGACCAGCGTTGCGGTCTCCGGTGCGATCCTTGTGTTTTCCGTTGCCCTGCTGGTGCCGGATTTCTGGCGATTGACGGCACTCAGGCTTGGCGATGAACGCGTGCGTGCGCTCGGTATCAATGTCGACCGGTTGCGGCTGCGGATCTTCCTGGCGGTGTCCCTGCTGACGGCCGGGGCCGTCGCCTTCGTCGGCACCATCGGTTTCGTCGGGCTGGTCGCCCCTCATCTGGCGCGCATGGCGGTCGGTGAGGACCAGCGGTTTCTCGTGCCGGCCTCGGCGCTGGCAGGCGCCTTTGTCATGGCGGCGGCTTCGGTTGCTTCCAAATCCATTTCGCCGGGGGCGGTTATTCCGATCGGAATCGTCACGGCGATCGTCGGGGTGCCGTTTCTGTTCGCCCTCATCCTCAAAGGCAGAAGGTCGTTCTGGTAA
- a CDS encoding ABC transporter ATP-binding protein produces the protein MCVSYGAAEILNGISAELPAGGLTALIGPNGTGKSTLLKAVAGLIPASGRMKLNGVMVNPGSVAYMPQDTSQKSALTVLEVILLGRVNALALRLDPALVKQAAALLASFNLETLRERTLDRLSGGQRQMVFLLQNLFRRPEVLLLDEPTAALDLNHQLFVLDTIRDYCREYGIVAVAAVHDLTLAARFADRILCLNGGRLHADGTPDEVLTSDMIRSVYRVEAEILRSGAGHLSVIPLSARAA, from the coding sequence ATGTGCGTGTCCTATGGGGCGGCGGAGATCCTGAACGGGATTTCAGCCGAGCTTCCCGCAGGCGGACTCACCGCCCTGATCGGCCCCAACGGCACCGGCAAGTCGACCCTGCTCAAGGCGGTTGCCGGACTGATTCCGGCGTCGGGGAGGATGAAGCTCAATGGCGTGATGGTCAATCCGGGCTCGGTCGCCTACATGCCCCAGGACACCAGTCAGAAATCGGCGCTGACCGTGCTTGAAGTGATCCTGCTTGGCAGGGTGAACGCGCTTGCCCTGCGTCTGGATCCGGCTCTTGTGAAGCAGGCGGCGGCACTCCTGGCGTCCTTCAATCTGGAGACCTTGCGTGAACGCACCCTGGACCGGCTCAGCGGCGGTCAGCGGCAGATGGTGTTTCTGCTGCAGAACCTGTTCCGCCGGCCCGAGGTGCTGCTGCTCGACGAGCCGACCGCGGCACTCGACCTCAATCACCAGCTCTTCGTGCTCGACACCATCCGGGATTATTGCCGGGAATACGGCATTGTCGCCGTGGCGGCGGTGCATGACCTCACGCTGGCAGCTCGCTTCGCCGACCGCATCCTCTGTCTCAACGGAGGCCGATTGCATGCAGACGGCACTCCGGACGAGGTCCTGACCAGCGACATGATCCGCTCGGTTTACCGGGTTGAGGCGGAGATCCTGCGCAGCGGCGCAGGCCATCTCTCGGTGATCCCGTTGAGCGCGAGGGCAGCATGA
- a CDS encoding DUF1636 family protein yields the protein MMAETKAECVIQVCGACQLPAHEGTDRSPTDGERVLALCRDLVEEAGLADRVAVRSYTCMGGCKRRCRVNFSAGDKWTWLVGDIDPQKDGPFLLDTLRTWIEAEQGFIPKPDRSKGLLAKGLGRVPPLDL from the coding sequence ATGATGGCGGAGACAAAGGCGGAGTGCGTTATCCAGGTCTGCGGCGCCTGCCAGTTGCCGGCCCATGAGGGGACCGACCGGTCGCCGACAGACGGTGAAAGGGTGCTGGCACTTTGCCGGGATCTTGTCGAGGAGGCCGGTCTTGCAGATCGGGTCGCGGTCAGGAGCTATACCTGCATGGGCGGCTGCAAGCGGCGCTGCCGGGTGAATTTCAGCGCCGGTGACAAGTGGACGTGGCTGGTCGGGGATATCGATCCGCAGAAAGACGGTCCCTTCCTGCTCGATACGCTTCGGACATGGATAGAGGCAGAGCAGGGCTTCATCCCGAAACCTGACCGGTCGAAGGGGTTGCTTGCCAAGGGGCTTGGCCGGGTGCCGCCGCTCGATCTCTAG
- a CDS encoding FMN-binding negative transcriptional regulator, with the protein MYTPPAFAQDDLATIHGMIRATGLATLVTMTEEGLIGTPLPLILKEAEGPNGTLYGHLARPNPQWKLAPHAEALVIFPGPDAYISPSWYASKAEHHKVVPTWNYGAVHAYGTPEFFDGPDRLLNVLTDLTDQNEANRSAPWSVSDAPEKFVQAQMRGIVGLRLEISRLEGKQKFSQNKPAADRAGVAKGLAEETDPSAREIASLIPR; encoded by the coding sequence ATGTACACGCCCCCCGCCTTTGCCCAGGACGACCTTGCCACCATTCACGGGATGATCCGCGCCACCGGACTGGCCACGCTGGTCACCATGACCGAAGAGGGGCTGATCGGAACGCCCCTGCCGCTGATCCTGAAGGAGGCCGAAGGTCCAAACGGCACACTCTACGGCCATCTGGCGCGTCCCAATCCGCAGTGGAAACTGGCTCCGCACGCCGAAGCGCTGGTGATCTTCCCCGGCCCCGATGCCTACATCAGCCCGAGCTGGTATGCCAGCAAGGCCGAACACCACAAGGTGGTCCCGACCTGGAATTACGGTGCGGTTCATGCTTATGGAACGCCGGAATTCTTCGACGGTCCGGACCGGCTTTTGAACGTTCTGACCGACTTGACCGATCAGAACGAGGCCAACAGATCGGCCCCCTGGTCGGTCTCCGACGCCCCGGAGAAATTCGTGCAGGCTCAGATGCGCGGCATCGTCGGCCTCAGACTCGAAATCTCGCGGCTGGAAGGCAAACAGAAGTTCAGCCAGAACAAGCCGGCAGCGGACCGGGCAGGCGTGGCGAAAGGCCTCGCCGAAGAGACCGATCCGTCGGCACGGGAAATAGCCAGTCTGATCCCGCGTTAA
- a CDS encoding metallophosphoesterase encodes MRGYTLVALLTLMSVAAAALPVLAQVPVASIPALPKGPGPGTPLLAAWTQFVNVSSQDRRAAANIQARFVVMGDLGDCNAYVAKSPAGQSVAASLRGHLHGFRPANDDGFAVTVCVTDIPKTWDKVYLEHIDGGLLTVYPSGQDAVLPGPAALSAATARSGVVMGDTGCRGKYGRPGSRTYQDCRTDWPFPKVVTDALGDKPAFVLHVGDYHYFFEDDGTFWNEDDGRDRFEYWLQEFLIPAQPLLMSAPWVLGRGNHERCDPHRWFGEGWHVLFSSAAKATYGPSDRPCYDPDPSGNHWVEPSWAIDFGSGNDPWRIVVIDSNQPWLARSGFLEAMELTTSFKGDALWLSHYPPVKMIYYRSDPDYGDADIKADAADAMDCGAPYACRPRLVFAGHQHLYQRITWKDPTVAKRLPQIVIAGNGGTGVDANGLPGYAHGSNANPSISCTQTFPDKLPGSNAPFGFGSDEEAAMRTASRNGYVHIQRNPNAPGPIGWMVTPKWIGTPPAFPNANVHCDGMPVR; translated from the coding sequence ATGCGTGGATATACTCTCGTCGCTCTTTTAACGCTCATGAGTGTCGCCGCGGCTGCCTTGCCCGTCCTGGCCCAGGTGCCGGTTGCCAGCATCCCTGCGCTTCCGAAGGGCCCCGGGCCCGGGACGCCATTGCTCGCGGCCTGGACACAATTCGTCAACGTTTCAAGCCAGGACCGCCGGGCGGCGGCAAACATCCAGGCACGTTTTGTCGTCATGGGTGATTTGGGCGACTGCAATGCCTATGTCGCCAAGAGCCCCGCTGGTCAGTCGGTTGCAGCCAGTCTGCGCGGGCATCTGCATGGCTTCAGACCGGCAAACGATGACGGCTTTGCGGTGACGGTCTGCGTCACCGACATCCCGAAAACCTGGGACAAGGTATATCTTGAACACATCGATGGCGGATTGCTGACCGTTTATCCCTCCGGCCAGGATGCGGTTCTGCCCGGTCCCGCGGCACTGAGCGCGGCGACAGCGCGGTCCGGTGTCGTCATGGGCGACACCGGTTGCCGGGGGAAATACGGCAGGCCCGGAAGTCGAACCTATCAGGATTGCCGGACCGATTGGCCTTTTCCGAAGGTCGTCACGGATGCACTGGGCGATAAGCCGGCCTTTGTGCTCCATGTCGGCGACTATCATTATTTTTTCGAGGACGATGGTACGTTCTGGAACGAGGACGATGGCCGGGACCGGTTCGAGTACTGGCTGCAGGAGTTTCTCATTCCCGCCCAACCGCTTTTGATGAGCGCGCCCTGGGTTCTGGGTCGCGGGAACCATGAACGCTGCGACCCGCACCGCTGGTTCGGAGAAGGCTGGCACGTGTTGTTTTCAAGCGCGGCGAAAGCAACCTACGGTCCATCGGATCGCCCCTGCTATGACCCTGATCCGTCCGGCAATCACTGGGTAGAGCCCAGCTGGGCGATTGATTTCGGCTCCGGTAATGATCCCTGGCGCATCGTGGTGATCGATTCAAACCAGCCATGGCTGGCCCGGAGCGGCTTCCTCGAAGCCATGGAGCTCACAACGAGTTTCAAGGGGGATGCGCTCTGGCTGTCGCATTATCCGCCGGTGAAGATGATTTACTACAGATCGGATCCCGACTACGGCGATGCGGATATCAAGGCGGACGCGGCGGATGCGATGGATTGCGGTGCGCCCTATGCCTGCCGCCCGCGGCTTGTTTTCGCCGGCCACCAGCATCTCTATCAGCGGATTACCTGGAAAGATCCAACCGTGGCGAAACGCCTGCCGCAGATCGTCATTGCAGGCAATGGCGGCACCGGGGTCGATGCCAACGGCCTGCCCGGGTATGCTCACGGGTCGAATGCCAATCCGTCGATCAGTTGTACGCAAACATTCCCCGACAAGCTGCCGGGGTCAAACGCGCCCTTCGGCTTCGGGTCCGACGAGGAGGCTGCGATGCGCACGGCAAGCCGGAATGGGTATGTCCATATTCAACGGAACCCGAACGCTCCCGGTCCCATTGGCTGGATGGTCACGCCGAAATGGATCGGCACGCCACCCGCTTTTCCGAACGCGAATGTCCATTGCGACGGAATGCCCGTCCGTTGA
- a CDS encoding LysR substrate-binding domain-containing protein, giving the protein MISLRQLRYLDALATHLHFRKAADAVAVSQPALSMQIKDLEENLSVKLVERLPTSVRLTHEGEEVVARARKILTEVADLTDYARQRAQPLAGALRLGIIPSIAPYLLPKILPALSRSHPELKLTIRETLTETLTEELLAGQLDAIVIALPVESSLLRAEPLFIDRFLLARAKEPDCDLRRRVAPEEIKPDSLLLLEEGHCLRDQALNYCRNLPVPDKAPSLGATSLATVMQMVAAGYGVTLLPEICADVEVRDDRVDLLRFQEPQPARTVGLVWRKSSPRFRDFESLLETLKNTVSEAGCRMAG; this is encoded by the coding sequence ATGATATCCTTGAGACAATTACGTTATCTCGATGCGCTGGCCACCCACCTGCATTTCCGCAAGGCGGCGGATGCGGTTGCCGTGTCCCAACCGGCCCTTTCCATGCAGATCAAGGACCTGGAGGAAAACCTCAGCGTGAAGCTGGTCGAACGCCTGCCGACCTCGGTGCGGCTGACTCATGAAGGCGAGGAAGTGGTCGCCCGCGCGCGCAAGATCCTGACCGAGGTGGCCGATCTGACAGACTATGCCCGCCAGCGCGCCCAGCCGCTCGCCGGTGCCCTGCGTCTCGGCATCATTCCCTCGATTGCACCGTATCTGCTGCCGAAGATCCTTCCGGCGCTGTCCCGGTCCCATCCGGAGCTGAAACTGACCATTCGCGAAACGCTCACGGAAACGCTGACGGAGGAGCTGCTCGCGGGGCAACTTGACGCCATCGTCATCGCCTTGCCCGTCGAAAGCTCCCTGCTTCGCGCCGAACCGCTGTTCATTGACCGGTTTCTGCTCGCCCGAGCCAAGGAGCCGGACTGCGACCTGCGCCGGAGGGTCGCTCCGGAAGAGATCAAGCCGGACAGCCTTCTCCTGCTGGAAGAGGGCCACTGCCTGCGCGACCAGGCGCTGAACTATTGCCGAAACCTCCCCGTTCCGGACAAGGCGCCCTCACTGGGCGCGACCAGCCTTGCGACGGTCATGCAGATGGTCGCCGCCGGCTATGGCGTGACCCTGCTGCCGGAAATCTGCGCCGACGTGGAAGTGCGCGACGACCGGGTCGATCTGCTGCGTTTCCAGGAACCCCAGCCGGCCCGCACCGTCGGCCTCGTCTGGCGCAAATCCTCGCCCCGTTTTCGGGACTTCGAGAGCCTGCTGGAGACCTTGAAGAACACGGTCAGCGAAGCCGGCTGCCGGATGGCGGGGTAA
- the katG gene encoding catalase/peroxidase HPI, with the protein MDAKVEKSGGCPVMHGGNTHTGSSVMEWWPNALNLDILHQHDTKTNPMGKDFSYREELKKLDVEALKKDMTALMTDSQDWWPADWGHYGGLMIRMAWHAAGSYRLADGRGGGGSGNQRFAPLNSWPDNVSLDKARRLLWPIKKKYGNKVSWADLIILAGNIAYDSMGLKTFGFGFGREDIWHPEIDTYWGAEKEWLAPSDGRYESVDDPSTMENPLAAVQMGLIYVNPEGVNGKPDPLKTAAQVRETFARMAMNDEETVALTAGGHTVGKTHGNGSAEALGPEPEAAGVEEQGMGWSNPNMGGKAANAVTSGLEGAWTTNPTVFDMGYFDLLFGYEWELKKSPAGANQWEPVDIKEEDKPVDATDPSVRHNPMMTDADMAMKMDPAYRAICEKFMADPEYFKDAFARAWFKLTHRDMGPKVRYVGPDIPAEDLIWQDPIPAGPTNYDVGAIKSKIAASGLSIAEMVSTAWDSARTYRGSDMRGGANGARIRLAPQKDWEGNEPARLAKVLGVLEPIASEYGASVADVIVLAGSVGIEQAAKAAGYDVSVPFAPGRGDATDEMTDADSFDVLEPLADGYRNWLKKDYVVSPEELMLDRTQLMGLTAAEMTVLVGGMRVLGTNHGGTRHGVFTDRVGALTNDFFVNLTDMAYKWVPQDKGIYEIQDRKSGSAKWTATRMDLVFGSNSILRAYSEVYAQDDSAEKFVKDFVAAWTKVMNADRFDIA; encoded by the coding sequence ATGGACGCTAAAGTCGAAAAATCAGGTGGATGTCCGGTGATGCACGGTGGCAATACGCACACCGGCTCGTCGGTAATGGAGTGGTGGCCGAACGCCCTCAATCTCGACATCCTGCATCAGCACGACACCAAGACCAATCCGATGGGCAAGGACTTCAGCTACCGTGAGGAGTTGAAGAAACTCGATGTCGAGGCGCTCAAGAAAGACATGACCGCGCTCATGACCGACAGCCAGGACTGGTGGCCGGCCGACTGGGGCCACTACGGCGGCCTGATGATCCGCATGGCCTGGCATGCCGCCGGTTCCTATCGCCTGGCCGACGGCCGTGGCGGCGGTGGCTCCGGTAACCAGCGTTTCGCTCCGCTGAATTCCTGGCCTGACAACGTCAGCCTCGACAAGGCCCGCCGTCTGCTGTGGCCGATCAAGAAGAAATACGGCAACAAGGTCTCCTGGGCCGATCTGATCATTCTGGCCGGCAACATCGCCTATGATTCCATGGGTCTGAAGACCTTCGGCTTCGGTTTCGGCCGTGAAGACATCTGGCATCCGGAAATCGATACCTACTGGGGTGCGGAAAAGGAATGGCTGGCGCCCAGCGACGGCCGTTACGAAAGTGTTGACGATCCGTCGACCATGGAAAACCCGCTTGCCGCCGTGCAGATGGGCCTGATCTACGTCAATCCGGAAGGCGTGAACGGTAAACCGGACCCGTTGAAGACGGCGGCGCAGGTGCGCGAAACCTTCGCCCGCATGGCCATGAACGACGAGGAAACCGTCGCCCTGACCGCCGGCGGCCACACGGTCGGCAAGACCCACGGCAACGGCAGTGCCGAAGCGCTCGGTCCCGAACCGGAAGCGGCCGGTGTCGAAGAGCAGGGCATGGGCTGGTCGAACCCGAACATGGGTGGCAAGGCCGCCAATGCGGTGACCTCCGGCCTGGAAGGTGCCTGGACCACGAACCCGACAGTGTTCGACATGGGCTACTTCGACCTCCTGTTCGGCTACGAGTGGGAACTGAAGAAGAGCCCGGCCGGTGCCAACCAGTGGGAGCCGGTCGACATCAAGGAAGAGGACAAGCCGGTCGACGCAACCGATCCGTCGGTGCGGCACAATCCGATGATGACCGACGCCGACATGGCGATGAAGATGGATCCGGCCTATCGCGCTATCTGCGAAAAGTTCATGGCCGATCCGGAGTACTTCAAGGACGCTTTCGCCCGCGCCTGGTTCAAACTGACCCACCGCGACATGGGTCCGAAAGTCCGTTACGTCGGTCCGGACATTCCCGCGGAAGACCTGATCTGGCAGGATCCGATCCCGGCCGGCCCGACCAACTACGATGTCGGTGCGATCAAGTCGAAGATTGCGGCAAGCGGCCTTTCCATCGCCGAAATGGTCTCCACCGCCTGGGACAGCGCCCGCACCTACCGTGGCTCGGACATGCGCGGCGGTGCCAATGGCGCCCGCATCCGTCTTGCCCCGCAGAAGGACTGGGAAGGCAATGAGCCCGCTCGTCTTGCCAAGGTTTTGGGCGTTCTGGAGCCGATCGCGTCGGAATACGGCGCAAGTGTCGCCGACGTCATCGTGCTGGCCGGCAGCGTCGGCATCGAGCAGGCGGCAAAGGCAGCCGGCTACGATGTCTCGGTTCCCTTTGCTCCCGGCCGGGGCGATGCGACCGACGAGATGACCGACGCGGACTCCTTCGACGTGCTTGAACCGCTCGCCGACGGGTATCGCAACTGGCTGAAGAAGGACTATGTGGTCAGCCCGGAAGAGCTGATGCTCGACCGGACCCAGCTGATGGGCCTGACCGCGGCCGAGATGACCGTCCTGGTCGGCGGCATGCGCGTTCTGGGGACCAACCATGGCGGCACCAGGCATGGTGTCTTCACGGATCGCGTGGGGGCCCTGACGAACGACTTCTTCGTCAACCTGACCGACATGGCCTACAAGTGGGTTCCCCAGGACAAGGGCATCTACGAGATCCAGGACCGCAAGTCCGGTTCCGCCAAGTGGACGGCGACGCGGATGGATCTGGTCTTCGGCTCCAACTCGATCCTGAGGGCCTATTCGGAAGTCTATGCCCAGGACGACAGCGCGGAGAAGTTCGTCAAGGATTTCGTCGCGGCCTGGACCAAGGTCATGAACGCCGATCGTTTCGACATTGCCTGA
- the tsaA gene encoding tRNA (N6-threonylcarbamoyladenosine(37)-N6)-methyltransferase TrmO, producing MTDAPRPGELALSRDPGSLKPDAGLVFIGRIKTPWTDRHACPRSGGGSEEICEITLEADYEPGLQSIDSCSHLIVLYWMHEARRDLIVQSPAFDSTTHGCFALRTPIRPNPVSLSVVELIGREGSVLKVRGLDCLDGTPLIDIKPYFAKNDSVPEARVGWHEHRTHPERRSPDL from the coding sequence ATGACCGACGCCCCCCGCCCCGGAGAACTTGCCCTTTCCCGGGATCCCGGCAGCCTGAAGCCCGATGCCGGGCTTGTGTTCATTGGTCGGATTAAGACGCCCTGGACCGACCGCCATGCCTGCCCGCGCAGCGGCGGCGGCTCCGAAGAGATCTGCGAAATCACGCTGGAGGCAGATTATGAACCGGGATTGCAGTCGATCGACAGCTGCAGCCATCTGATCGTTCTCTACTGGATGCATGAGGCCCGGCGCGACCTGATCGTTCAATCCCCTGCCTTCGACAGCACCACCCACGGCTGCTTCGCATTGCGCACCCCGATCAGGCCAAATCCGGTGTCTCTTTCGGTGGTGGAACTGATCGGGCGCGAGGGTTCTGTCCTGAAGGTCCGGGGGCTCGACTGCCTGGACGGCACACCGCTCATCGACATCAAGCCGTATTTTGCGAAAAACGATTCCGTGCCTGAAGCACGCGTGGGTTGGCACGAACACCGTACCCACCCGGAACGACGCTCGCCGGACCTTTAA